TATCTGCTCGTTCCATTTGGCAAAGATTGCGTCGACGGTTGTTGATTCAGTGTGCGAGCGATCGTTGGGATGTTGGGTTGTGGAAGTGAGCGAGTGTGTTTTCGAAGCCGACCGGTTAGTCGACGTGTGATTGTGCTCGTGTTGCGTTGTGGTGAAGATTGCTGCTGTTAGGATATGTTCGGCTGTCGGCAACTCTATCGCGGCTAAGGACGCGGCTAAGGGCGCGGCTAAGGGCGCGGCTCCTCCTGTTCCCTCGATCCGCACGTTATCGACGTAGGCATCCTCCTGTGTTTTGCTGGCTCTGGCACGAAATTGGATTTTCAAGTTCGTGGATACGTAGCCTTGGGCAACGAGGTCAATCGATACAGGGTGCCAGACATTTTCTTGGGAGTCGTTTCCTAGGAGTTGACTGTGCTGAACCCAGTTGGTTCCGCCATCGGTTGAAATATCCAGGGCAAGGTATTCGCCATTGTCAAAGCCCCTGTTGATCATCCAATCGAAGGTAAGTAATGCGCTATTCAGGTTGCTGGTGTCCACCGATTGCGCCATGGCGAGTGTGGCATTCAAGGTCCATCCGTCTACTTCGGCCGAATAGCTTCCGCTGGTTGCTTGTCGACTGGATCGGGACCAGGCATTCTGGTTATCTTCGACCCATTTCCCATTCCATTCAGAGACCTCAAAGTCGTCTTCAAACAAGACCACCGGACCACTGGCCTGCACATTAAGTGTGACGGTGACACTGTTCGAGTCC
The Pirellulaceae bacterium genome window above contains:
- a CDS encoding cadherin-like domain-containing protein, producing the protein PTAPGLLSNDTDAESDSLTAILDTDVSNGTLTLNADGSFSYEPNNGFSGTDSFSYHANDGQLDSNSVTVTLNVQASGPVVLFEDDFEVSEWNGKWVEDNQNAWSRSSRQATSGSYSAEVDGWTLNATLAMAQSVDTSNLNSALLTFDWMINRGFDNGEYLALDISTDGGTNWVQHSQLLGNDSQENVWHPVSIDLVAQGYVSTNLKIQFRARASKTQEDAYVDNVRIEGTGGAAPLAAPLAASLAAIELPTAEHILTAAIFTTTQHEHNHTSTNRSASKTHSLTSTTQHPNDRSHTESTTVDAIFAKWNEQISAVKIGQSPEFQLDGLLEKLTF